GTGTACCACGTTCGGTAAGGGTTTGTAAGGCGCTGGGACTCGGGGCTGAGCCGTCGTCGCTGATACTCATATAAATTTGGTTGTGTGCCGCTGTTAAGCTGCATTGCACTTGCTGCCGCGCCCATTTACAAGCGTTATCCAGTAAATTACCCAACAATTCCAACATATCTTCACGGTCGCCAAAGCAAGGTAAGTTGGCTGAAAATTCATACTGAATAGCCAAGGTTTTGGTAGCGTAAACTTGTTGTAAAACATGGCTAAGTACGGGTAATTCCAGTTGCGGATTAAAGCGTTGCACACTATTGCCTAACCCCGCCAGTCGCGCGCGTTTCAGTTCACGTTCCATTAGAGTACGAATTCGTTCTAATTGTTGTTTGGCGGGTAGAATCTGTGAGCAATACGGCATTTGATCTAAATACTGTGTTAATAAATTTAACGGGGTTTTCAAGGCATGTGCCAAATTGCCCAAAGAATGCCGCGAGCGTTCTAGACGTTCCTGCATATGCAGCAGAAGCTGATTAAAGTCGGCAATCAAAGGCGCGAATTCACGCGGAACGTGGCTATTGAGTTGCTGAATTTTGCCTTGATTTAAGGCTTGTAACTCCGCTTGAATGCGGTCTAAACGCTTAAAAGTACGGCGAATTACTAAACTTTGAATTCCTAGTGTTAGCCCAATACCAACCAGTGCCAGCATCGGAAATAGCCATTGAAAACGGCGTTTAGGCAAGGGTAGAGCATTCGGTTCTAGCCATTGATATGCTTGTAAATGTTGTAGCCGTAGTTCTAACGAGGGTTGCAAACTTAAGCCGATTAACCAAATCGCCAACATCACAAGGCATAAAGTAATCGCTAGATTGATTTGTAATTGCCGTTCTAAAGATTGCATTCAGGTTTAGGTCGTTAACTGTTCAATAAAAATATAGCCTTGCCCGCGTCGCGTTTGAATGCGTGCTTCACCGACTAAACGCCGCAAGTGGCGTACATACACTTCAATCACATTGCTGTCTTTATCCGCATCATTTGCGTAAACCTGTTCGGTAAGGCGCGATTTGGTCAGAATATGCCCCGGATGCAACATAAAATAACGTAACAAGCGAAATTCTGTGCCGGTTAAATCGTGGGTGATCCCCTGTTCGGTTGTAATTTGTTGTAATGCCTCGTTTAATTGTAAACCACCACAATACAAAATTTGTGCATGCGCATGGGTTTGATAATGCCGACGTAGTAAAGCTTGTAAGCGCATTAACAGTTCTTCAAAGTGAAACGGTTTGCCTAAATAATCATCTGCGCCCGCTTTAAAACCATCCACGCGCTCATACCACGCATCACGGGCGGTCAGGATAATCACAGGAACTTGGTTACCCTGTTGCCGCCAATGATTCAGTACCTCCAAGCCGTTGCGCAGCGGTAAACCTAAATCCAATATAATGGCGGCGTAGGGTGTTTCATTTCCTAAAAACTCAGCATCAATGCCATTATCCGCCGTGTCCACTGCAAATCCGGCTTGCTTTAAGCGGGCTTGTAAATCTGTGCTCAGTTGCACATCATCTTCCACTAACAATAAGCGCATAAGCTGATTTATTGCTCGCGCCAAGCCTGACCTCGACCGTGTCCGCGCCCGCTATCCATTTGTAAAATTTGCTTAAGTTCGGCAGGGGTCAAAACTTGCGCTTGATAGGCTTGTTGACGTTGTTTGAGTTGGCGCACAAAGGCTTGTAAATGGCGATAAGATCCCTCTAATAAGTTTTGGTAAGTTTGCTTGAGTAACGGCGTTTGTGTATTGGCTAAGGCCTTTCGCAAATCTTGAAT
This DNA window, taken from Candidatus Thiocaldithrix dubininis, encodes the following:
- a CDS encoding response regulator transcription factor — encoded protein: MRLLLVEDDVQLSTDLQARLKQAGFAVDTADNGIDAEFLGNETPYAAIILDLGLPLRNGLEVLNHWRQQGNQVPVIILTARDAWYERVDGFKAGADDYLGKPFHFEELLMRLQALLRRHYQTHAHAQILYCGGLQLNEALQQITTEQGITHDLTGTEFRLLRYFMLHPGHILTKSRLTEQVYANDADKDSNVIEVYVRHLRRLVGEARIQTRRGQGYIFIEQLTT
- a CDS encoding sensor histidine kinase produces the protein MQSLERQLQINLAITLCLVMLAIWLIGLSLQPSLELRLQHLQAYQWLEPNALPLPKRRFQWLFPMLALVGIGLTLGIQSLVIRRTFKRLDRIQAELQALNQGKIQQLNSHVPREFAPLIADFNQLLLHMQERLERSRHSLGNLAHALKTPLNLLTQYLDQMPYCSQILPAKQQLERIRTLMERELKRARLAGLGNSVQRFNPQLELPVLSHVLQQVYATKTLAIQYEFSANLPCFGDREDMLELLGNLLDNACKWARQQVQCSLTAAHNQIYMSISDDGSAPSPSALQTLTERGTRLDENIEGYGLGLAICKDIIKLYNGSLQFGASPTLGGLEIKVQLPLS